The window CTAACAGGCCTGGTGGCTATTTCTTTTGAGTATCTCGGGCATTATCTCAAAGAAGACCTTGACCAGCCGCGGATCGAATTGGGTGCCCGCACCTTCCTCCAGTTCTCGGATGCCGTCCCGCAAGTCTTTAGAGTACTTATAAGCCCGGGAAGAGGTCATGGCATCAAAGGCATCCGCCAGGGCAATAATCCTGGCTCCTAAGGGAATTTCCTCTCCCCCCAGGCCGTGGTACCCCTTACCATCCCACCGCTCGTGGTGGTAAGTTATCAGGGGACAAAGAACCTGCAGCCTCGCCCTGGTAGATACGATCTCGACACCGAAATCGGGGTGCCGCCGCATAATTTCCCATTCCTGGGGGGTTAGCCGGGCGGCTTTGTGTAAAATAGAGGGGCGTATCCTCATTTTACCGATGTCGTGAAGAAGCCCGGCCAGGGCAATGGAGGCTACTTCCTGGCCATGGAGTCCCAGGCCGATGCCCAAAGCCCGGCAAAGATTACTTACATTGTAACAGTGCTGGTAAGTAGATGCGCTGTGTCGGCGCAATCTCCTGAGAAGAACGGCTACCTCCGGGAATAGCACCGGCCCTCTCCCTTCTACCCCTCCACGACTATTTTACCGCAACTTTCGATAAATCTCAAGGTTAAGGTCAGCTGGCGCATCCCCACTTTTAGCCGGGCGTGATTTAGCCCCCCTCGCACCAATAACCTCGCGGACCAATATTGATGCTCCATTTTCGGCCTCCGCCGGGTTTCCCGGCTCATTCCGCTTCTGTGCCTCAGGAGCCGGCCGCAGGCCTCTTTCGGGCCTCGGTCCCGCCTCCGTCCTCAATTTCGCCAGAGATTGTCTTCCGCTCAGGCCACGTCGCTCGCTTACGAGCTAAATCACCCTCACCAAAGCAGGGGATACGCCAGAAGGGGCAGGCCGGCTTGTACCCGGGCCGCGGTAATGAAAACCTGCCCAAAGGTGGGGAGAGCCCTTTAGGGGCAGGCCGCCGGCCGCTACCTGAATGGGGGCCGGACCGGCACGTCCCCCCCACCGGGCTAGGCCCCCAAAGCAAAGGAAACAAGGCCGGGCCGAACCTACGCCGCAGTCAGATGCAGGAAGGTCTAGCCGAAGCGCCCGGTAATGTAATCTTCGGTTCGCTTGTCTTTGGGACGGGTAAAGATTTCGGCGGTGGGACCGAACTCCACCAGTTCCCCATCCAGGAGAAAGGCCGTATAATCGGCCACCCTGGCCGCCTGCTGCATACTGTGAGTCACGATAACGATGGTATAATTTTCCTTAAGTTGCAGGATGAGATCCTCGATCTTCAACGTGGCAGCCGGATCCAGGGCTGAACAGGGTTCGTCCATGAGCAGCACTTCCGGTTCCACGGCCAGGGCCCTGGCAATGCACAGCCTTTGCTGCTGTCCACCCGAGAGGCTGGCCCCCGAGGTATAGAGGCGATCGGCCACTTCCTCCCACAGGGCCGCCATGCGCAAACTTCTTTC of the Thermanaeromonas sp. C210 genome contains:
- the pstB gene encoding phosphate ABC transporter ATP-binding protein PstB produces the protein MAVKIQVEGLSAWYGAKEVVKGVNLAIESHRVTAIIGPSGCGKSTLIRCLNRLHELIPGARVRGKVLVDGRDLYAPGTDPTEVRHKIGMVFQKPNPFPTMSIFDNVAVGLRLHGLKPGQTLEGVVERSLRMAALWEEVADRLYTSGASLSGGQQQRLCIARALAVEPEVLLMDEPCSALDPAATLKIEDLILQLKENYTIVIVTHSMQQAARVADYTAFLLDGELVEFGPTAEIFTRPKDKRTEDYITGRFG
- a CDS encoding HD-GYP domain-containing protein, which codes for MLFPEVAVLLRRLRRHSASTYQHCYNVSNLCRALGIGLGLHGQEVASIALAGLLHDIGKMRIRPSILHKAARLTPQEWEIMRRHPDFGVEIVSTRARLQVLCPLITYHHERWDGKGYHGLGGEEIPLGARIIALADAFDAMTSSRAYKYSKDLRDGIRELEEGAGTQFDPRLVKVFFEIMPEILKRNSHQAC